The segment tgcgcgCACGAACACATTGCACGTGACTTATGAAACATTgcttattatttgttgttttcaattataGTCGACTTACCCAATGGATTCTTTCTCTTTGAAAATacatgtaaacattttgttgtaaaaaatgcttgaattaaagaaaatatttaatttaaaaataaacatttatttataacattatttataaaaaaataattaaatgtgtttaCAATATATTgtcatgtgcttttttttttctattttttttttactattaatattgaatagttgtaaaaatggtgtatttaatgaaaaaaaaaaacctgcttgcacagttcatttaaaaaatgagacttttcactttcagaaaagaaaatattagttgttttttttttcatcagagctttgaaagatttaaaatatcatgatatcggaATTACAGtatcttttcttattttttagatttaaatgggatagacggacgaacagacagatCGCAGAAATCTAATAtcggctattcccctttcggtggCCGCTAACATTGCTAAGTatgagtaattaaaaaaaaatattgaatggtattttaaattgtattcttACTTTCAAATCGACAAATAAAGTATTATCATATTCCTCTAACTTAAATGAATactcattttaaattaaataattaaggaagatttAATAATTAACATAAAGATATCAATtttctaaaaacatgaaaaaaaaaaaagaaaagaattgttAGACTCATAATTCTTTAAATttagaagacaaaaaaacaacaacaatagtaTAGTTAATAATTACAAATGAAGTAGAAGCATTACTGCCGTTATTAAGCTCCACTTTAGGGCTTATCTttaatgtatataatattaaaCATATGTTAATTATTGTTATCTATGCATAAAGTTATTCAGTCTGATCATATCTATTGTCATTTGTACTAATCAGTGGATTCGTCCATTCATTGTCTGATATCCTATTGcaaaatttgaaatatttaaatgaccTCCAATTAAGTCACTTTAGAAAAGCGGCTATTGAATAAGAATTGTGTTATGGCATGTAATTGTATTTGTTAGTAATAGCAACGATACATAATGACAATAAAACCAACAAGATTAATTATTATAAACGATGACATTACATAATCATTATCAAACAttagtttaaaaatgtaaatggaCAGAAAAACGAGTAGTTTCTGAGAGTAGCATTAATTAAAAAGGACCAGATAGATTTGAAAAATTAGGGCCCTACTTGATGGAAGGTGCAACTTCTGCAGACAAAACACATACATGAATGAATGTTCCAAAGTAATGCTTCTGCTTCTATCACTACCACCACAGATAGTTATATCGacacaattattttaatttttctttatttatatagaCTTTATCATTACCAGGTAATGACTTTAACAATAATTATAACAACGCATTACAGTATCTTAGACAATTATATTTGGAGGTTAAGAAATAGAATTATTTTGTATCGACTAAACAATTGCCGATTGCGAACTCTTGGGCCCCTAATTATGCCTAAGAAAATTCATGTTACTAAGTCATAGGCCGGTATGTCACATCATTATATAATTAAACATACTTATTGGTAACTGCCTATAGACTTCAAtgagttttgttttcttgaataGAACTTGGATCCTAGCAGTGTCAGACCATGTCTATTAGCTCATCGTAATGATAAGCTTGGGTTGTTcccaaaaataaacaacaacacaataatTGTAACATTTAACGACGTTCATACATTTCttgcacacattttttaaacaaaaatattcaataacCAGTTGTCGTTTCCGCTATTCGGAAGTGACAGATAATTTTAAACTATTCAGTTTTATTTGACTATTTGTACATCAGGTATGGgatgaataagttgttggctCTTTTTGGCTAAATGTGATACAGAACAAAAAGTGaatacagatttttaaaaaaagcaaataacgtctttttaaacaaagactaaaactaagacacGCTATCACTGACACTGACACTGAGACACGCTATCACTGACACTGACACTGAGACACGCTATCACTGACACTGAGACACGCTATCACTGACACTGAGACTGAGACACGCTATCACTGACACTGAGACACGCTATCACTGACACTTAGACACTCTATCACTGACACTGACACTGAGACACGCTATCACTGACACTGAGACACGCTATCACTGAGACTGAGACACGCTATCACACTGACACTGACACTGAGACATTGACACATTTGAACTGCTGAGTTAGATTTATATCATAACAAATATGTATACATTCATAGTTTTCTCATAATAAATCATTTCTTTATTGATTGTTTGACAATTCATCAAATGACGATTGGGTACCACCGCTATTAAGACCATATACATGTGAGGGGTCATTTAGAGCAAGGTGAGAACCTTTGTGGTTCAGTGCTGTATAGGTGCCCGTCTGAGACAGATTATCAGAACTTTCACCCCCACACACTTCTTGTCCATTGCTGATGCCACGTTCGACTAGGCCCACTTCCTTCGCCTCACTATAATTTCCACTATCTACCATATCACTGACATGCCTCTGAAATTTATTGGAAGAGCTTTCATCAGAAGCACACACTTCGTAATTGTCATGTGGCCTCTCTAGGGATGGGGCACTTCCGCTGTTTAGACCGTATACATGTGAGGGGTCCTTAAGTACAAGGTGAGAACCTTTGTGGTCCAATATTGTATACAAGGTCGCCTGGTCAGCTGGGTTTACAGAACCTACACCCACTCTGTGACCATTGGCGATATCATGACAGGCTAACTCCTCGTCCTTTACTTCACTATAATTTCCACAATCTACCACGTCGATGACACGCCTCTGAGTTTGTCCGGAGCTGCTCTCGTCAGATGTACATACTTCGTAATTGTCGTCTGCACTCACTGCTACCACGTTGACAGAAGAGTTATCGTTCCTTGACGTCTGAAATGTCTCCTTTTGATACTTTAATATATAGGTCTTTCTATATCGGTACAATCTGTTAAGTGAAATCGTGACCGGCATTAAAATATTGCACTTTTAttgatgtatttttaaaaataaacaaaaaaaatattttaaaaatatatttaaaaaaaagacaatacctccaatattaaactttaaatataataaaataataaaaaaaaaagaattaaaatttttttttgtttcaatgcgAGTATCGAACAAGGTCATTATACACATTTTCTGATTTGGCTTGCGAGGAAGGCTTATTAATGCAATTGTTTATTGGTCTCTTCATTATATGG is part of the Biomphalaria glabrata chromosome 2, xgBioGlab47.1, whole genome shotgun sequence genome and harbors:
- the LOC106075225 gene encoding uncharacterized protein LOC106075225 isoform X7; the protein is MSHRSSMNCTTNKREHCDVGLQFVPICKFDFKSDSDGTGSGVDGDCTYLCNTLNNTSKASTTTSSVQANDRPQEFCTYVKRSSGAELNCFDVDLTQCGMVHVKDSTTANTLMTDTTFHPQPTSLPQEVCDCRKDTLQSTDDKAFQVVAIVFGCLLSISFVVNIILYRYRKTYILKYQKETFQTSRNDNSSVNVVAVSADDNYEVCTSDESSSGQTQRRVIDVVDCGNYSEVKDEELACHDIANGHRVGVGSVNPADQATLYTILDHKGSHLVLKDPSHVYGLNSGSAPSLERPHDNYEVCASDESSSNKFQRHVSDMVDSGNYSEAKEVGLVERGISNGQEVCGGESSDNLSQTGTYTALNHKGSHLALNDPSHVYGLNSGGTQSSFDELSNNQ
- the LOC106075225 gene encoding uncharacterized protein LOC106075225 isoform X4, which encodes MQTVRNIKLIFKLIALFINSTNVDYWIANLSQVTDATRNSLQNKTDKPNDMSHRSSMNCTTNKREHCDVGLQFVPICKFDFKSDSDGTGSGVDGDCTYLCNTLNNTSKASTTTSSVQANDRPQEFCTYVKRSSGAELNCFDVDLTQCGMVHVKDSTTANTLMTDTTFHPQPTSLPQEVCDCRKDTLQSTDDKAFQVVAIVFGCLLSISFVVNIILYRYRKTYILKYQKETFQTSRNDNSSVNVVAVSADDNYEVCTSDESSSGQTQRRVIDVVDCGNYSEVKDEELACHDIANGHRVGVGSVNPADQATLYTILDHKGSHLVLKDPSHVYGLNSGSAPSLERPHDNYEVCASDESSSNKFQRHVSDMVDSGNYSEAKEVGLVERGISNGQEVCGGESSDNLSQTGTYTALNHKGSHLALNDPSHVYGLNSGGTQSSFDELSNNQ
- the LOC106075225 gene encoding uncharacterized protein LOC106075225 isoform X6, translated to MQTVRNIKLIFKLIALFINSTNVDYWIANLSQVTDATRNNFKSDSDGTGSGVDGDCTYLCNTLNNTSKASTTTSSVQANDRPQEFCTYVKRSSGAELNCFDVDLTQCGMVHVKDSTTANTLMTDTTFHPQPTSLPQEVCDCRKDTLQSTDDKAFQVVAIVFGCLLSISFVVNIILYRYRKTYILKYQKETFQTSRNDNSSVNVVAVSADDNYEVCTSDESSSGQTQRRVIDVVDCGNYSEVKDEELACHDIANGHRVGVGSVNPADQATLYTILDHKGSHLVLKDPSHVYGLNSGSAPSLERPHDNYEVCASDESSSNKFQRHVSDMVDSGNYSEAKEVGLVERGISNGQEVCGGESSDNLSQTGTYTALNHKGSHLALNDPSHVYGLNSGGTQSSFDELSNNQ
- the LOC106075225 gene encoding uncharacterized protein LOC106075225 isoform X5, which encodes MQTVRNIKLIFKLIALFIQVACLQSCKVPGETYTIFRTKNYCLTIGQTKHPCLEARNLCSNLGGELADFNESLTILKNSTNVDYWIANLSQVTDATRNSLQNKTDKPNDMSHRSSMNCTTNKREHCDVGLQFVPICKFDFKSDSDGTGSGVDGDCTYLCNTLNNTSKASTTTSSVQANDRPQEFCTSDDKAFQVVAIVFGCLLSISFVVNIILYRYRKTYILKYQKETFQTSRNDNSSVNVVAVSADDNYEVCTSDESSSGQTQRRVIDVVDCGNYSEVKDEELACHDIANGHRVGVGSVNPADQATLYTILDHKGSHLVLKDPSHVYGLNSGSAPSLERPHDNYEVCASDESSSNKFQRHVSDMVDSGNYSEAKEVGLVERGISNGQEVCGGESSDNLSQTGTYTALNHKGSHLALNDPSHVYGLNSGGTQSSFDELSNNQ